From the Fimbriimonadaceae bacterium genome, the window TTGTGAAGGGCTGCGGATAAGAAAATGTGGCAGTTCAACCCGCTCCCTTCGTTCACTCCTTCAGCTTCGTTTGGGAGCATGACCCATGTGGTGAGCCCGACTACCTTGAGCGCTCCACTGCAGACCACTTTGGAGATGGCTGGAGCCAGTTTCCGATGCTGATAAAGCACGAGTCATCGAGCAGTTCGGGTCGATTGAGGCTGCCTGTCGTCACTACGCCGAAGAGGATGCTCAGCGGATTCGAGTTTTTCGAGCAGGTGGCTGGTGGTTCGAAAGTTGCCGAGCGGTCGCCGAGGTTCGCTACGAACTCTTCGATGGAGCTTCCGAATCGAGCGGCTTTCGAGCGGCGGACTGTATGGCATCGAGTCAGATTGCAGTGAAGACTATCGGCGGGAGGACGAATCCCAAGAGTTGTCTGACTTGCTGCACAGTTCGGAGTCGTTGACCTTCGCTCGAATATAGCCTGAATTCCTCAAATCTGCTCGCCATGCCTGTAAGCCTGCATGCGACAGGAAAGCAAACACAGGAAATCACGTTCGAGGCGATTCACCATGCCTTACATCGTTCACGGTCGAAATCGTCGGGCGAGGCTCTCGCCAGACTCACGTATCGTCAAGAAGGGGCTCGTGCAACGATGAGCCAACCTTTCCCAGACACGTACAAGTGGCTACGAGAGGCGACCGCACTCGATGCAAAGATGGAATTGATAGGGATCTTGCATGAAGGTGCTCCGCTCGACTCAAGTGACATTTGGGACGTTGTCGAAGAAGTGGCTTACAAGACGGTCATCCATCTTGTCCAGCACACAAGCCTGCTGACGACCTATCTGATGCGTGACCACGTGGTCTTCCCCTGCAGCGACCCGGATTACCTTGAGAAGATTCTTCAGGAAGTTCCACCAAAGGCTCCACTGAACTTCTTGCCCGACATGCACCGACGCATCGCAGCCGCAATCTATTTTCTTGCTCTTAAGGTCAAGAGGGACAATTTCACCCTTTTCTCCCACGCCGCCAATGGATTCATTCCCAACTGGGTCAAGGGGTACGAGGGAACGATTTCTGAAGGCAGACAGGACGCAGACAGATTTCCTCAAATCTGATGCGCTTAGAGATACACAGGTGTGAAGAGCACCTATCAAAGAATCACCGACCAAGACATCCAGGCAATCGAGGCGGGCAGCGTGCTGCCGTGGGAAAAGCCGTGGGCTGTTCGACGACCATGCAATGCAGTGACCAACAGACCCTATAGAGGAATCAATAGGGTCTTGCTTTCGCTCAGAGAGTTCACCACCGATGCCTCACCTTAACCAGGCAAGGGCTCTCGGCGGTTCCGTTTGCAAGGGCGAGAGGGGTTCAACGGTGATGTTATGGTCGGACGTTGAAGACGAGGTGACGGGGAAGGAGCGAGTTGTTTGCCGAGCTTTCACCGTGTTCAACGTCGAGCAGTGCAACGGGCTTGAGTTGCCGAGCGGCTCAATTGCTCAAGCTCAGGGCTGCGGGTTCGAAGCTGCAGAGCGAAACGTCGCTGGATACAGAGACTGCCCAACTCTTCACTTCGGCACCGAGCAGGCGGCATATTATCCTGTTCGAGACGCAGTGGTGGTTCCCCACATGCGAGACTTTGAGAC encodes:
- a CDS encoding DUF1738 domain-containing protein, translated to MKSTYQRITDQDIQAIEAGSVLPWEKPWAVRRPCNAVTNRPYRGINRVLLSLREFTTDASP